Genomic DNA from Chrysiogenia bacterium:
GCGGCGCCCGCCACATCCTGCTGGGCGTGGGCGGCCCCTGGCGGGTTCTGGGCCGGATTCTCTGGATCATCCCGCCGTTTCTGGGCGACCTCGTCTACGATTTCATCGCCCGCATCCGCCACTACCTGTTCGCACGCCCCGGCGGCGCATGCCCGCTCGTGCCGCCCGAGCAGCAAAAGCGCTTCGATCCCTGAAGTAGATATCCCGATCCTTTTTGTCCTCCCCCGTCGCGGGGGAGGTGGGCGCAGCCCGGAGGGGGTTCGTGGAGAGTTTCTCGTTTTCCCGACAACCCCCTCTGCCTTGCAGGCATCTCCCCCGCTGCGGGGGAGAGAGTGCGGTGCGGCGCGCCCTGGAAGAGCGCTCCTCTATGTTGCAGCGACGCAGGCCGCCCCGCTGCCCCTATGGCGGTCCTTGACACGCCGCGCCTCCCGTTGCATAGACACGGGTCCCTGCCGCAAGAGTTCGCCATTCGAGCCGAACCGCGCGCGTGCGGCGGGGCAATCATTCAGGAGGAAATTACAATGAGTGTTCTGGTTGGTAAGGAAGCCCCCGAGTTCAAGGCCCAGGCCGTGCAGCCCGATGGTTCCTTCAAGGAAATTTCGCTTTCCGATTACAAGGGCAAGAAGTACGTCGTGCTGTTCTTCTACCCCCTCGATTTCACCTTCGTGTGCCCCACCGAGATCATCGCGTTCTCGGAGGCGGTCGCCGATTTCGAGAAGCTCGACGTGCAGCTCATCGGCTGCTCCATCGACAGCCACTTCTCGCACCTGGCGTGGCGCAACACCCCGCGCACCGAGGGCGGCATCGGCGAGATCAAGTATCCGCTGCTCGCCGACCTGAACAAGGACATCGCCCGCGACTACGACGTGCTGCTTCCCGGCGGCATCGCGCTGCGCGGCCTGTTCCTCATCGACAAGAACGGCGTCGTCCAGCACCAGGTCGTCAACAACCTGCCGCTCGGCCGCAACGTCGAAGAAGCCCTTCGCATGGTCAAGGCCCTGCAGTTCACCGAGAAGCACGGTGAGGTCTGCCCGGCCAACTGGGACGAGGGCAAGGACTCCATGAAGGCCGACCCCAAGGGCTCCAAGGAATTCTTCAAGAAGACCTACGCGTAAGCGTTCGTTTCTGATTTTACGGCAAAGCCCGCCTCGAAAGAGGCGGGGTTTTTTATTGGGGGTGGGCGCGGAGCTGATCGACTACGTACCAGCGACCAAGCGCTGGAACCGT
This window encodes:
- a CDS encoding peroxiredoxin, producing the protein MSVLVGKEAPEFKAQAVQPDGSFKEISLSDYKGKKYVVLFFYPLDFTFVCPTEIIAFSEAVADFEKLDVQLIGCSIDSHFSHLAWRNTPRTEGGIGEIKYPLLADLNKDIARDYDVLLPGGIALRGLFLIDKNGVVQHQVVNNLPLGRNVEEALRMVKALQFTEKHGEVCPANWDEGKDSMKADPKGSKEFFKKTYA